CACCATCTGAATCCTGTGCAAAATGCGATGCTGTAGGTGCGGAGGGAAGGGATACGCGGAGAAAATGACGCAGGAACTAATCCTTATTCACACAAGTAATTTCTGTAGGCAATGACACAAGCGGGGGAGAACACGGAACCCTTCAACGAAAGCGGCAAGTCGTTTTACCGTTACCATGACGAACGTTCGCACGTGCATGTGCCTTGCTTGGCCTGACgctgaagaggaagagacggGCGTGGCGGGCGGACTCTACTCTGGCGCTGTTTCTAACGAAGAAGACTAGTTAGGCCGAGTGCATTCGCTACCTACGCTGCGTCCTATGTAAGTAAGGTAAGCAGCTATGtatgcatgcatgcatgctgATTGCATCCATATCAACAGTCGGTACAACTATTCCTCCACTCGAGCATGCGCCTAACACGAGGTGGCATTCACAATCGCACCCCCAATATGGACCATCTCCAAATCAAGCAGGAGAAAGATGATTGCGAAAACATTGCCAAGCTTGCACTCAACAAAGTCGGTCGGTTGTTTGCCCTGATGCAGGAGGCATAGACACAGGCACAGCCGCACGCAGTCACTACTAGAACTTGGAAGGATAGTGGTGGGTTGAACCTAATAATCAGCTTCCCTATCTAGAAGCTCGCTATGCTTAaacccttccccccccccccgtcgaCAACTCAGGAGCCGAGAGAGGCCAGACCAAGCTTCTGGAACGCCGTAGCAGTTTGTCAGGGCCATCGACTCGAGTCATTCGACGTTAGAGACCCTAACGTTGAGTTTCGATAGTGTACTCTGTAAAACGATGCGATACACGACACGATAGAGCCCTGAAGCACGCAGTGGGCCTGCGTTTCGGTAACGAGAACGGCAACGGTTACGGCGTCACTGCACATCATTCGGCAATCTCCCGAAAGCTACGTACGGGCCAGTCGAACCTCAAGTATGCTTGAAGTCGGGGCGACGCTTCTGAAGAAAGGCCGTCATCCCTTCTTTAAAGTCACCCAGGCCAAAAGTCGAGTAATAAAGAGATTTCTCCAAGGTCATCCCGGCATCGAGATGGCTGTTTTCGACTGTAACAAGGGGCGGGTCAGCGAGTCATGGTCCATATCCGTagacaccaccaccaccaccaccaccaccaccaccatcacccacaggggggggggggggggcgcaCCCCTCGATTCCGGGGTCGTATCCGGAACCACCCAGGACCAGGAACAAAGAAGAACGCGTGCGGGAGGAAGACCAAGGGAGGGCACTAACCGGTGAGAACCGCCTGCTTCGCCGTCTTGACGACGGGGCCCGACATAACGGCGATGCGCTCAGCGAGGCCCATTGCCGCCGGCACGACTTCTTGGCGGGGGAACACCTTATTGATCACGCCGAGGCGCTCAAACTCGGATCCGCTGGCTGGTTCGCCGGTGAGGACAAACTCCATGGCCTATGATGATTGTTGCTGGTCGGTTAACACTGGATTCGCTCGCTCTGAGCTGGCCCGAGTCGTGCTAACAACGATTCGGTTCTGTGCTCGTGCTCGTGCTCGTCAGTCGACACTCACCTTGTGCTTGCCCAGAGCCCGGGCTATCCGCtgggtgccgccggcgcctggAATAGTTCCGATCTTGATCTCTGGAAGTCCGAACGaggcatcctcggccgcgtaGATCATGTCGCACTACATCGCCCAATGAGCCAGCTTTAGGGGTGTTCCGTCTCGCAAGAAATGGGGTTTCCTGGggttcccctccccctctccccaaAGGGACTTACCGCCAAGGCAATTTCGCAGCCACCGCCCAACTTGAGGTTCTCGTTGTCAGCCTTGTTTCCATGAGACATgcaggagaagggggggggcatggaagaaaaagaaagatAGCGACGATGAGACACGGCACTTTGGCACTTACGGCAAATCCGACTACAGCCGCGATGATGGGCTTGGAAAACCTGGCAAAGGCGTCTGTCAGGTCCTTGAGAAAGGCGCGCTGGTGGGCCTCGGCCGTGGAGATCTGCACCAGTTCGTTCAGGTCCATCCCGGCTACGTCCACCCAACCCGGGTTAGCCAGCTTGTCGTCTCCATTAGATTAGACGAGGAGGGAGGTCTGTCGATggagcccccccccccccttctccccccttTCGGTGCTTCTTCGCAACGTTTCAGCAGCAAGAATGGGATGACCTCCCCCCACcgtccccttccccctcccctgtgCATCTGTGTATCATGTCCGTGGGGAATCGGACGGAGTTGAGATGGCAGGCAACTAGTCGATTGCCGCGCGCAGTGCCGCCGACCGACGGCTGAGCGGTACTTGCACGTGGAAATCGGGTCCTTTTGGAAAAGGAAAAGCAAGAaaagccgaggaggacaaggaaGGACgtgagaggaggaggagaaggaggataAGGGGATCAGGCAACTGGGCAGTAGGGGGAGTTAAGGCTGTTCcaacctcccctccccttaCAGCCACAGTTGCCGGGAGTTGAACAAGACAccaaaaaggaaaagggctACAGAACGTACCGCAGAAAGGGCCGTCCGGGCCACCGGTGACAacgacggcgcggacgctatccagggcgtcgaggtgaCTCAGAGTTGCGACGAGCTCACCGATCATGGCCTGCGAGAAGGCGTTTCTCTTGGCAGGCCGGTCAAACCGGATCAGGGCGACGCCCTTTGCGGCGTCCACCGTTAATTGGATGGTTTGGAGGTTGTCCATGGCCGGCGTTTGGGGAAACTTGCGCAATATTGGTGCAACAGAGGAAaagtaagagagagagagagagagagatagagggagggagagggagagagaaagaagaaactCGGCTGGCGGGCAAACGGATTACGACTTAATACTGGGAATGTTGCAAGGCAAACGATGCGGACAGGTCTTTGCTGTTGCTTGGAATCGCGTGTTCAACACATGGCAGacgggaggggaagaggacgTCTTTTCTTCTGGCCTCTTTTTCTTtactttttcttctccttcttccactTCTTCTACTCTCCTCTCTGGGGGCATTTCTTCTTCACCAACCCTGATGCGACTGCGTTCGGCCGCCGGGGCTGCGGCCGAGCTCAAGGGGTAAGCAACATCGAAACAGAGACtcgaaggagggggggggggtggtgtGGGCGAAACGATCAACGACTTACAAGGATTACGAGCCGCGGGAACCAGGGGCTACCCCAAACGACATGCAGCCAAgggcatccatccatccatggCAAAAGCAAGGCACAGCCTGTCATTAAGCGCAGAcacggagggggggaggccTTCGAGACCTTTgtcagctcctcctcctcctcctccttctcctccacgaTCGCGGCTACGAACACGTTGGTGGAGACGACAGGCTAACTTGTTGCAATGCCGGACAGCCACACACGCTCATCAAGCAGAGTTGCACTGGTCTTGATTTACAATATCTTTGTCACATTCCATCTCCCGCCCCGCCACCCCAAAATACATCCAAGGACCATCCTCCGCGCCCACTCCACGCCTCCTCCACTTACGCTGCCGCACCCCCTTGTTAAGCACAGCTCCAAGGCGAGAGAGTAGGTAGTAGTGtcggaggggggaggaagaagcggaGATGTCCCATCAGCGAAACGGATGGGCAACAACTGCCGCATTGGGCGGATCTGGTCCGGATTGACCTCCGTTTTTCCCGGATTTGGACGTCTCGCCCGGCCTCGCCCCGCAGCCCGGCCTGCGGTTCTATTACCGCACCATGGAGACATCGTTGCAGCACAGGAGTCTTTCTTCTGCCCAAAACGCAAACGGGGAAGAA
The genomic region above belongs to Colletotrichum higginsianum IMI 349063 chromosome 2, whole genome shotgun sequence and contains:
- a CDS encoding enoyl-CoA hydratase/isomerase; the encoded protein is MDNLQTIQLTVDAAKGVALIRFDRPAKRNAFSQAMIGELVATLSHLDALDSVRAVVVTGGPDGPFCGPDFHVQVPLSRRSAALRAAID
- a CDS encoding Enoyl-CoA hydratase/isomerase, producing the protein MDLNELVQISTAEAHQRAFLKDLTDAFARFSKPIIAAVVGFAADNENLKLGGGCEIALACDMIYAAEDASFGLPEIKIGTIPGAGGTQRIARALGKHKAMEFVLTGEPASGSEFERLGVINKVFPRQEVVPAAMGLAERIAVMSGPVVKTAKQAVLTG